The DNA segment GGCCTTCCAGCTCTTACGGGATTCCTTATTGCCGGTTTCATTCTCAACGCAATGGGGTTCACAGCTTCTGAGACTATTCAACAAGTAGGCGATCTAGGCGTCACACTTCTGCTTTTCACCATTGGGCTTAAGCTGAAAATACGTCAGCTACTGCGACCGGAAATATGGGCAGTTGGTTCAATTCATATGCTTGTTACTGTACTTTTTTTGGGCTTTGGAATTCACCTTGTTGCTGCAACCGTCTTAGGGTTTTTTACTGACTTTAGTCTCGAAGTCTCTCTTCTTGTCGCCTTTGCCTTAAGTTTTTCCAGTACTGTATTTGCAGTAAAAATTTTGGAAGAAAACGGTCTTACAGATTCTCTCAATGGTAGAATTGCTATTGGTATTCTAATTATTCAGGACATACTTGCCGTACTATTTATTACTTTTTCAACGGGTAAGATTCCAAGTTTGTGGGCTTTACTTGTAATTGCCCTGCTTCCGGTAGCAAGAATTGTTTTCAGATATATCCTCGACCATACAGGACACGGGGAGTTACAGGTGCTTTTCGGCATGGCTCTCGCCCTTGCAATCGGTGCAGGCTCATTTGAGTTGGTGGGATTAAAAGCAGACCTAGGTGCATTGATTATGGGCATGCTCCTCGCCACGCACCCAAAAGCAGAGGAACTTGCTGACTCTCTGCTGAGCATTAAAGATTTTATGCTGCTAGGATTTTTCCTAAGCATTGGACTTCGAGGATTCCCAGACATGGCAACACTTGGTATTGCTGCCCTGTTTGTGTTGTTTATTCCGCTTAAGAGTGCCTTATTCTTCTTTTTGTTTACACGTTTCAACCTCAGCGCCCGAACCTCTTTTATCACTGCAGTGAACCTTACCAACTATAGCGAATTCGGACTCATTGTTGGTGCCATAGGGGTTTCGAACGGCTGGCTCGACAGCAGTTGGCTTGTAGTGCTTGCGATTGCTTTATCTCTGTCTTTCATTGTTGCTTCACCATTGAATGTGCAGGTTGAAGAATTGTTTGAAAGATGGAGATACAGACTTACCCAATTTGAAACAGAGAAATCGCATCCTGACGAGGAACATATTACACTGACAGTCCCTTGGCAGGTAGTAATTGTCGGCATGGGACGTGTAGGCACGCAAACATATGATGCCCTCCGAAAACGATTCGGTAATGTCATACTCGGGGTAGATTCTGATCAGGATAAAGTGAAACAGCATAATCTTGATGGACGCGAAGTCATATATGCAGATGTCTCTGATGGTGACTTCTGGCGACGCCTTGTACCCATAAAAACTGTACAGATGGGGGTACTCACTATTCCAGATCTTGACGCAAAATTATACGCGATGACTATGGCGAAAGAAAAAGGCGTAAAGAGTAAAATCGTTGCAATTACAGAATATGACGACGAGATTGAACCTCTATTGAGAGGAGGAGCGGACTATGCTTTCAATATTTATGATGAAATCGGTATTGGACTTGCCTGTGAGATACGGCACTGTCTAAATGAATCCAATATTCTTATTGAAAAGCTGGATGAAATAACGGGAGTTGGGTCAATGAAACCTACTCCACCAAAGCACCCAAGCTAGGGAATGAATGACGTAAATTTATAACAAAGGAAAGGCTTACCCTGCTGACTCAGTAAATAAAAACCCGAGGTTCTACTACGAAAGAACCTCGGGTACTTTTAATTTAAGCCTATATGATCAAACAACTATGATGTGGTGTTTGCATGGAGACGCAACTCTTCAGTAACCGTTGTAATTTGGTTTGTTGTTTCTCCTAGATTTGTAATCACTTGTGTTGCGCCTTCTACCTCTTCTCCTGAAGCGGCTACTATTTTTTCCATCTGTGTTAACGCTATGGATACTTGTGTATATTCGTTCTCTTGCCTGTCTGCAACTTCAGAAATCTGCAATGAACGATCATATGTTGTTTCTGCGCCGATAGCTATTTGTTTAAAACGTTCACCGGATTCTTCTGCAAGTTTGGCTGTATCTGTAATGTCCTGCGCAATACTGTTCATAGACTGTGTATTCATCTGGGTCGCCTGTTGAATACCAGAGATTGTACCGCCTACTTTTCTAGTAGCTTCCATTGTCTTTTCAGCCAGCTTACGCACCTCATCTGCAACTACTGCAAAGCCTTTACCTGCTTCGCCAGCACGAGCAGCTTCAATTGCAGCGTTAAGAGCAAGCAGGTTTGTCTGGTCTGCTATATCAGAAATAACCACCATAACCTGGTTAATAGATTCTGCCTGACGGTCAAGCTGACTCATTTGCTCCTGAAGCAGGTTCGCTTTTTTATGTACATCTTTAATAGAAGAAAGAGACATTTCAATCATTTGAGAACCTTCACGGACAGTCTCAAGCTCATTTTTGCCCTGTGACATTGCCTGATTAGCAAGCTCTTTAATAAGGATAGCAGCTTGGTGCAGGTTCTCCATTGCGTGATCAACTTCACTCATCTGATTAACTTGGTCAAAGGACTTTTCACCAACTGTACTCATGTGACCAGCAAGGGTCTCCATCATTGATTTACTCTCTACAGCGGCCTGTTCAAGCATGTGGGCTGTACGCAGAATTTCATCATAGGATGTCTGAAGGTCATGTCTGTTTTTCTCTGCTTCTTTATGAGCACTTGCTGCGGCCTGAGCTTTTTCTTTTGCTTCAAGGCTGGCTTTGTGCAAATCATTGTGACCGGTTACAAGTTCTTTAGACATAACATTCATTGCTACTGCCAATTCTGAAAGCTCGTCTGTACCGTCTGTGGAGATTTGTAAATCGAGCTGGCCAGCTGCAATATCCTTTGCCCCTTGTGTAACAGAAGTTAGCG comes from the Halodesulfovibrio marinisediminis DSM 17456 genome and includes:
- a CDS encoding methyl-accepting chemotaxis protein, whose product is MLRKIKIATRIQLLFALLLLSLGGLLVEYWQASNMLMETSSLEVNKRMTIQEKDKITAATNILASALAASLENVSDPVEQQKIIQNAFTKIRFEKDKSGYFYAYKGTTCVAHGANQSLIGKNLNQLKGPDDTYIIQELFTLANSGGGITEFDWEKPGEGLQPKIGSAQFIDGTDIWIGTGVYLSNIRKNQAEFKTNLMSIARPRIIFVASLFGVFLAGILFLCLFIIRSILRPLTSVTQGAKDIAAGQLDLQISTDGTDELSELAVAMNVMSKELVTGHNDLHKASLEAKEKAQAAASAHKEAEKNRHDLQTSYDEILRTAHMLEQAAVESKSMMETLAGHMSTVGEKSFDQVNQMSEVDHAMENLHQAAILIKELANQAMSQGKNELETVREGSQMIEMSLSSIKDVHKKANLLQEQMSQLDRQAESINQVMVVISDIADQTNLLALNAAIEAARAGEAGKGFAVVADEVRKLAEKTMEATRKVGGTISGIQQATQMNTQSMNSIAQDITDTAKLAEESGERFKQIAIGAETTYDRSLQISEVADRQENEYTQVSIALTQMEKIVAASGEEVEGATQVITNLGETTNQITTVTEELRLHANTTS
- a CDS encoding cation:proton antiporter family protein, with amino-acid sequence MDPVILSVTFIFGLLANRAGLPALTGFLIAGFILNAMGFTASETIQQVGDLGVTLLLFTIGLKLKIRQLLRPEIWAVGSIHMLVTVLFLGFGIHLVAATVLGFFTDFSLEVSLLVAFALSFSSTVFAVKILEENGLTDSLNGRIAIGILIIQDILAVLFITFSTGKIPSLWALLVIALLPVARIVFRYILDHTGHGELQVLFGMALALAIGAGSFELVGLKADLGALIMGMLLATHPKAEELADSLLSIKDFMLLGFFLSIGLRGFPDMATLGIAALFVLFIPLKSALFFFLFTRFNLSARTSFITAVNLTNYSEFGLIVGAIGVSNGWLDSSWLVVLAIALSLSFIVASPLNVQVEELFERWRYRLTQFETEKSHPDEEHITLTVPWQVVIVGMGRVGTQTYDALRKRFGNVILGVDSDQDKVKQHNLDGREVIYADVSDGDFWRRLVPIKTVQMGVLTIPDLDAKLYAMTMAKEKGVKSKIVAITEYDDEIEPLLRGGADYAFNIYDEIGIGLACEIRHCLNESNILIEKLDEITGVGSMKPTPPKHPS